Proteins from one Chloroflexota bacterium genomic window:
- a CDS encoding uroporphyrinogen decarboxylase family protein → MKPRHRVEMALHHQQSDRCPMQVSFTPEFADRLRADLAIWGRKVHNPHGGGNTYELERSLGEDLLLSSVGWANSYYMEDKPYTDEWGVSWDVQAYRTPFGVGHYTEIVSHPLADDEAIPGYQSPDPDRPELYSDAGTMVQRFGDDYWIVGVTVTTIFETAWALRGLQQTLMDMVLEPDLTQQLFDIPFHYHLKAAKRLVELGVDMIWTGDDVGSQDRMLISPAMWRKFLKPRMATFIAELKSINPHLKVAYHSDGDILPVIPELIEIGVDVLNPIQPASMDPAEIKRRFGDHLCFWGTIDEQHTLPFGSPDQVVAEVLERLRTIGKGGGLILAPTHNVQLDTPLANFWAMVNTIRDTPYTSVS, encoded by the coding sequence ATGAAGCCCCGTCATCGCGTGGAGATGGCTCTCCACCACCAGCAGTCCGACCGCTGCCCTATGCAGGTCAGCTTCACCCCGGAGTTCGCCGATCGTTTGCGGGCCGACCTGGCCATTTGGGGCAGGAAGGTCCATAACCCGCACGGCGGTGGCAACACCTATGAGTTGGAACGTAGTCTGGGCGAGGACCTACTGCTTAGCTCTGTCGGCTGGGCCAATTCCTACTACATGGAGGACAAGCCCTACACCGATGAATGGGGCGTGAGCTGGGATGTGCAAGCCTACCGGACCCCTTTCGGCGTTGGCCATTACACCGAGATCGTCAGTCACCCTCTCGCTGACGACGAGGCCATCCCGGGCTACCAGTCCCCGGACCCCGATCGCCCCGAACTCTATAGCGACGCCGGGACGATGGTCCAGAGATTCGGGGATGACTACTGGATTGTCGGCGTCACCGTAACGACGATCTTTGAAACGGCCTGGGCCCTTCGGGGATTGCAGCAGACCCTGATGGACATGGTGCTTGAGCCAGACCTGACCCAACAGCTTTTTGATATTCCCTTTCACTACCATCTGAAAGCAGCAAAACGCCTGGTGGAACTTGGTGTGGATATGATCTGGACCGGGGACGATGTCGGTTCCCAGGACCGGATGCTTATCTCGCCCGCCATGTGGCGCAAATTTCTGAAACCCCGGATGGCAACCTTCATCGCCGAACTCAAATCCATCAATCCCCACCTGAAGGTCGCCTATCATTCTGACGGCGATATCTTGCCCGTGATTCCCGAACTGATCGAAATCGGCGTCGATGTACTCAATCCGATTCAACCTGCCAGCATGGATCCCGCTGAGATAAAAAGACGTTTTGGCGACCACCTCTGTTTTTGGGGAACCATCGACGAGCAGCATACGCTGCCCTTCGGTTCGCCGGACCAGGTCGTCGCCGAGGTGCTGGAGCGCCTGCGGACCATCGGCAAGGGTGGCGGATTGATCCTCGCGCCGACTCACAATGTTCAACTGGATACGCCCCTGGCCAATTTCTGGGCGATGGTGAATACCATTCGGGATACTCCCTATACTTCCGTTTCATAA
- a CDS encoding LacI family DNA-binding transcriptional regulator: protein MKKQRVTIREVANEVGVSIQTVSRVLNERPDVAPETRERILEVIDRLQYRPSALARSLIKQRSAMLGVVTAGLSYIGPSRTLNGILVQAETMGYSLLLDELPSFETGNAEPILNRMLARQVDGLIWAVPEVGNNRQHLLDRLPNLPVPIVFLTMRPHDDLTVVSVDNRMGGHQATTHLLEQGFRQIAHMAGPLSWWEAQQRKAGWASVLADAGLPMDDRFLVQGNWSSSSGERAARQLLRQYPEMDAVFVANDQMALGIMHVARQQGLTLPEDLAIVGFDGIPESAYFSPPLTTVHHDLFEVGATAVKQVVRMIEVAQNSQETETKSILIKPKLIARESTQFRSK, encoded by the coding sequence ATGAAAAAACAACGCGTTACGATCCGAGAGGTGGCCAACGAGGTTGGGGTTTCCATTCAAACGGTATCGCGCGTTCTCAACGAGCGGCCTGACGTCGCGCCGGAGACCCGGGAACGCATCCTGGAGGTGATTGACCGCCTTCAGTACCGGCCCAGTGCTCTGGCGCGCAGCCTCATCAAACAACGCAGCGCCATGCTCGGTGTCGTCACGGCTGGCCTGAGCTATATTGGCCCATCTCGAACTTTGAATGGCATCCTGGTTCAGGCTGAAACAATGGGCTATTCCCTTCTGCTGGACGAGTTGCCTTCCTTTGAGACAGGCAACGCGGAACCCATTCTCAACCGGATGCTCGCCCGCCAGGTTGATGGATTGATCTGGGCCGTTCCTGAGGTTGGAAACAACAGGCAACATTTGCTGGACCGTCTTCCCAATCTGCCCGTACCGATCGTCTTTCTGACAATGCGTCCCCATGACGATTTGACCGTCGTGTCTGTCGACAACCGTATGGGCGGACATCAGGCTACAACCCATCTCCTGGAACAGGGGTTTCGCCAGATTGCGCATATGGCCGGACCGCTGAGCTGGTGGGAGGCCCAACAACGCAAGGCCGGATGGGCATCAGTTTTGGCCGACGCCGGGCTGCCGATGGACGATCGTTTCCTGGTGCAAGGTAATTGGTCCAGCAGTAGCGGCGAGCGGGCGGCAAGGCAATTGCTCCGGCAGTATCCGGAAATGGACGCGGTCTTTGTAGCCAACGACCAGATGGCCCTGGGGATAATGCATGTGGCCAGGCAGCAGGGCCTCACCCTGCCGGAGGATCTGGCCATTGTCGGTTTCGACGGCATTCCCGAGTCTGCTTACTTCAGCCCACCATTGACCACCGTGCATCACGATCTTTTTGAAGTGGGTGCAACGGCAGTCAAACAAGTCGTGCGCATGATCGAGGTGGCGCAAAACTCACAGGAAACTGAAACCAAAAGTATTCTGATCAAACCGAAGTTGATTGCTAGAGAGAGCACGCAATTTCGGTCGAAATAG
- a CDS encoding L-fucose/L-arabinose isomerase family protein — protein MSTITLGLIVGNRGFFPSHLCESGREIVLKVLAEEGINVIALSPEDTEYGSVESLSDAQKCADLFKNHKEEIDGVLVTLPNFGDERAIANTLRWADLNVPVLVQAFPDDVTRMGLADRRDSFCGKMSACNNLHQYGIKYSLTRLHTVDPESAAFREDLRNFTATCRVVNGLNGARIGLLGARPTAFNTVRFSEKLLERSGISTETLDLSEAFGRAEALRKDSAKVNAKREFIAGYIAADKAPADAMDRMARFGVVIDDWMADNNLQASAVQCWTSMQEYFGVMPCTLMSIMSNGLMPSACETDVAGTVAMYALALASGQPSALVDWNNNYGEDPNKGVFFHCSNLPKDVFVDDLISPNDIPVMRDHDILSNAVPREQTWGTIQGRVKSEPFTYARVSTDDFNGEIVAYLGEGVLTDDPLTTFGGYGVFQVPELQKLLAYICENGYEHHVSINLSQTAGAIEQAFRKYLGWKVYHHG, from the coding sequence ATGAGTACAATTACGTTGGGCTTGATTGTGGGAAACCGTGGATTCTTCCCCAGCCACCTCTGCGAGAGCGGCCGTGAGATCGTGCTGAAGGTATTGGCAGAAGAGGGAATCAATGTGATCGCGCTGTCGCCGGAGGATACGGAATATGGCAGCGTCGAAAGCCTTAGCGATGCGCAGAAGTGTGCCGATCTGTTCAAGAATCATAAAGAGGAGATCGACGGTGTGTTGGTGACCCTGCCCAACTTTGGCGACGAGCGGGCTATCGCCAACACCTTGCGCTGGGCAGATCTGAATGTGCCTGTGCTGGTGCAAGCCTTCCCGGACGATGTCACCCGCATGGGTCTCGCCGACCGCCGAGATTCCTTCTGTGGGAAAATGTCGGCCTGCAACAACCTGCACCAATATGGCATCAAGTATTCCCTGACCAGGTTGCACACTGTAGACCCCGAAAGCGCCGCCTTTCGGGAAGACCTGCGAAATTTCACTGCGACATGCCGGGTGGTGAACGGCTTGAATGGGGCGCGAATCGGCCTTCTGGGTGCCCGCCCGACTGCTTTCAACACCGTACGTTTCAGCGAAAAGCTTCTTGAACGCTCAGGTATTTCCACCGAGACTCTCGACCTGTCAGAGGCCTTCGGACGGGCTGAGGCGCTGCGAAAAGACTCGGCCAAGGTCAACGCCAAGAGAGAGTTCATTGCCGGGTATATCGCGGCAGACAAGGCACCGGCCGATGCCATGGACAGGATGGCCCGATTTGGGGTTGTCATCGACGACTGGATGGCCGACAACAACCTGCAGGCCAGCGCTGTTCAGTGCTGGACCTCCATGCAGGAGTATTTTGGGGTCATGCCATGTACCTTGATGAGCATCATGAGCAATGGCCTGATGCCATCGGCCTGTGAGACGGACGTGGCTGGAACGGTCGCGATGTACGCGCTGGCTCTGGCGTCCGGGCAGCCCAGTGCCCTGGTGGACTGGAACAACAACTACGGTGAGGATCCAAACAAGGGTGTCTTCTTCCATTGCTCCAACCTGCCAAAGGATGTTTTCGTCGACGACCTGATTTCACCGAACGATATTCCGGTCATGAGAGACCACGACATCCTCTCCAACGCCGTGCCACGGGAGCAGACCTGGGGCACCATTCAGGGACGGGTCAAGTCGGAACCCTTTACCTATGCCCGTGTTTCCACCGATGATTTCAACGGTGAGATCGTCGCCTATCTCGGTGAGGGTGTGCTTACCGATGATCCCTTGACGACCTTTGGCGGTTATGGTGTTTTCCAGGTACCGGAGCTTCAGAAGCTTCTCGCTTACATCTGCGAGAATGGCTACGAGCATCATGTTTCTATCAACCTTTCGCAGACCGCCGGCGCCATCGAGCAGGCGTTCAGGAAATACCTGGGCTGGAAGGTTTATCATCACGGATAG